A stretch of the Chlamydia pecorum E58 genome encodes the following:
- the pheS gene encoding phenylalanine--tRNA ligase subunit alpha, with protein sequence MAIEEEIELAQQQFYAEMNQVGSSKELSDLKVRYFGKKGVFRHFSEKIKLSPIESRAKLGASINSFKNCIESLLEEKSLSILAAEEISEFQKEKIDISLPGEPQWTGGKHIIKKILDDIVDIFVHSGFCVREAPNIESEENNFSLLNFDQDHPARQMHDTFYLDPNTILRTHTSNVQAREIKKHAPPIKVVAPGLCFRNEDISARSHVMFHQVEAFYIDRCVTFPDLTKLLSEFYHTFFERTIELRFRHSYFPFVEPGIEVDVSCECNHKGCLLCKQTGWLEVAGAGMIHPQVLLNGGVDPEIYSGYALGMGIERLAMLKHGISDIRLFCENDLRFLQQFS encoded by the coding sequence ATGGCCATCGAAGAGGAGATAGAGCTTGCTCAACAGCAGTTTTATGCTGAGATGAATCAGGTTGGCTCCTCTAAGGAACTTTCTGATCTTAAGGTTCGTTATTTTGGTAAGAAGGGTGTTTTTCGTCACTTCTCAGAGAAGATAAAGCTGTCCCCTATAGAAAGTCGTGCAAAACTTGGCGCTTCTATAAATTCTTTTAAAAACTGCATAGAAAGCCTCTTAGAAGAAAAATCCCTTTCTATTCTTGCTGCGGAAGAGATTTCTGAGTTCCAAAAAGAAAAGATAGATATTTCCTTGCCTGGCGAGCCCCAGTGGACTGGGGGTAAGCATATTATAAAAAAAATACTAGATGATATTGTTGATATTTTTGTTCATTCAGGATTTTGTGTTCGAGAAGCCCCGAACATTGAAAGTGAAGAAAATAATTTTTCTTTGCTAAACTTTGATCAGGATCATCCTGCTAGGCAAATGCACGATACCTTCTATCTAGACCCAAATACGATTTTAAGGACACATACATCAAATGTCCAGGCTAGAGAGATTAAGAAGCATGCTCCTCCTATAAAAGTAGTTGCTCCAGGCTTATGTTTTCGCAACGAAGATATTTCTGCGCGTTCGCATGTGATGTTTCATCAGGTAGAAGCATTTTATATAGATCGTTGCGTAACTTTTCCAGATTTGACAAAGTTACTTTCAGAGTTTTACCATACTTTCTTTGAAAGGACAATTGAGTTGCGGTTTCGTCACAGCTATTTTCCTTTTGTCGAACCAGGGATTGAGGTGGATGTTTCTTGTGAGTGCAATCATAAGGGATGTCTGTTATGCAAACAGACTGGTTGGCTTGAGGTTGCAGGAGCTGGGATGATTCATCCTCAAGTCCTTCTTAACGGAGGAGTTGATCCTGAAATCTATTCTGGGTATGCTTTAGGTATGGGAATAGAGAGATTGGCTATGTTGAAGCATGGCATCTCAGATATTCGTCTATTTTGTGAAAACGATTTGAGGTTTTTGCAGCAGTTTTCTTAA
- the rplT gene encoding 50S ribosomal protein L20, translating into MVRATGSVASRRRRKRILKQAKGFWGDRKGHIRQSRSCVMRAMAFNYMHRKDRKGDFRSLWIMRLNVAARIHGLSYSRLINGLKCAGITLNRKMLSEMAIHNPQGFAAVAEQAKSALKAALI; encoded by the coding sequence ATGGTGAGAGCAACAGGTTCAGTAGCTTCTAGACGTCGTCGTAAGCGTATATTAAAGCAAGCTAAGGGGTTTTGGGGAGATAGAAAAGGGCATATTAGGCAAAGCCGCTCTTGTGTAATGAGAGCTATGGCGTTTAACTATATGCATAGAAAAGATCGAAAAGGAGATTTTCGTAGTCTTTGGATTATGCGGCTGAATGTTGCTGCTAGAATTCACGGTTTGTCTTACAGCCGTTTAATCAATGGATTGAAATGTGCTGGAATTACATTAAATCGTAAAATGCTTTCTGAGATGGCTATTCATAATCCTCAGGGCTTTGCCGCTGTTGCAGAACAGGCAAAAAGCGCATTAAAGGCAGCATTAATTTAA
- the rpmI gene encoding 50S ribosomal protein L35, whose product MPKMKSNKSVAARFKVTGSGLLKRNRPGKRHKLSKKSSQAKRNLSKHPIVDRGQVGMYKRMMLV is encoded by the coding sequence ATGCCTAAGATGAAAAGTAATAAGTCTGTTGCTGCGCGTTTTAAGGTAACAGGCAGCGGTTTGTTAAAGAGAAATCGTCCAGGAAAAAGACATAAATTATCAAAAAAGTCTTCGCAAGCTAAGCGGAACCTATCTAAGCACCCTATAGTAGATCGGGGTCAGGTAGGAATGTATAAACGTATGATGCTTGTTTAA
- the infC gene encoding translation initiation factor IF-3, which translates to MALNFKINRQIRAQQVRLISAEGEQLGIVGIKEALDLAREAGLDLVEVSSNSTPPVCKVMDYGKYRYDITKKEKDSKKAQHQVRVKEVKLKPNIDENDFLTKLKQARGFIEKGNKVKITCTFRGRELAYPEHGLRVIKKISQGLEDVGFVEAEPKLAGRSLTCVVAPGIVKAKKK; encoded by the coding sequence GTGGCGTTAAATTTCAAAATAAATAGACAGATACGAGCTCAACAGGTGCGCTTAATCAGTGCAGAGGGGGAGCAGCTAGGGATTGTTGGTATTAAAGAAGCGTTAGACTTGGCTAGAGAAGCTGGTTTGGATCTTGTCGAGGTATCTTCAAATAGTACACCTCCCGTATGTAAGGTCATGGATTATGGGAAGTATCGTTACGATATTACCAAGAAAGAAAAAGATAGTAAAAAAGCCCAACACCAAGTCCGAGTTAAAGAAGTAAAGTTAAAGCCGAATATAGATGAAAATGACTTCTTAACTAAGCTGAAGCAAGCTAGAGGTTTTATTGAGAAGGGTAACAAGGTAAAAATTACATGTACGTTTCGGGGGCGAGAGTTGGCTTACCCAGAGCATGGTTTAAGGGTGATTAAAAAGATTAGTCAGGGTCTTGAGGACGTTGGTTTTGTTGAGGCAGAGCCAAAGCTTGCTGGGCGCTCTCTGACTTGTGTTGTGGCTCCGGGAATTGTAAAAGCAAAGAAAAAATAG
- the nusB gene encoding transcription antitermination factor NusB, which translates to MCYQNFPRQKMREIVLQMLYALGVDPSAEEGLVPLLMAETAVAQKHVFLALRYSKQVLEKSSELDALISQTVKTTSFENLNLMEKNILRLTLFEYLYGGPIPSSILIAEASRLIKKFSYLEARAFVQAVLNDIFRFATPKTYVQQNPSICYSSN; encoded by the coding sequence ATGTGCTATCAAAATTTTCCTCGGCAAAAAATGAGGGAAATCGTACTGCAAATGCTCTATGCTCTAGGGGTAGATCCTTCGGCGGAAGAGGGGCTGGTTCCTTTGTTAATGGCTGAAACAGCTGTTGCTCAAAAGCACGTTTTTTTAGCTCTACGTTACTCTAAGCAAGTCTTAGAAAAATCCTCAGAACTAGATGCCTTGATCAGCCAAACAGTAAAGACGACTTCCTTTGAAAATTTAAATTTAATGGAAAAAAATATTTTACGGCTAACGTTATTCGAATATCTATATGGTGGGCCTATTCCTTCCTCCATCTTAATTGCAGAAGCCTCTAGACTAATAAAAAAATTCAGCTATTTAGAAGCTAGAGCTTTCGTCCAGGCCGTTTTAAACGACATTTTTCGCTTTGCAACACCAAAAACTTATGTTCAACAAAACCCCTCGATTTGTTATTCCTCTAATTAA
- the murB gene encoding UDP-N-acetylmuramate dehydrogenase gives MKESPILRFPFSVRRSVWLSKYSTLRIGGPANYFKTVHSVEEACQVIHYLKHMDYPFIILGKGSNCLFDDRGFDGFVLYNAITGKEFLPEMYLKAYSGLSFASLAKISAYNGFSGLEFAIGIPGSVGGAVYMNAGTGENDVASVIKSVEVINDQGKILTYTKEELELSYRSSRFHHRPEFILSATFQLTKNPLAPHKVKTALQHRIATQPCSLPSAGCVFRNPPTGGSAGKLIDEAGLKNFSIGGAKVSPTHANFIVNTGRATSEEVKKLIGIIRSTLKTRGIELEEELCIIPYRLPNNLESESPAI, from the coding sequence TTGAAAGAGTCTCCCATCCTTAGGTTTCCTTTTTCAGTTCGCCGCAGTGTCTGGTTAAGTAAATATTCTACTCTTCGTATTGGTGGGCCTGCCAACTATTTCAAAACTGTCCACTCAGTAGAAGAGGCTTGTCAGGTGATTCACTATCTTAAACATATGGACTATCCATTTATTATCCTTGGCAAGGGATCAAATTGTCTTTTTGACGACCGAGGATTTGATGGATTTGTATTATACAATGCCATTACAGGAAAAGAGTTTTTACCTGAGATGTATCTTAAAGCATATTCTGGCTTATCTTTTGCTTCTTTAGCAAAGATCTCCGCGTATAATGGCTTTTCCGGATTAGAGTTTGCTATAGGGATCCCTGGCTCTGTAGGTGGCGCTGTCTATATGAACGCTGGTACAGGAGAAAATGACGTTGCTTCTGTAATTAAAAGTGTTGAGGTTATTAATGATCAGGGAAAAATCTTGACCTATACCAAGGAAGAACTTGAGCTCTCTTACAGATCTTCTCGTTTTCATCACAGACCTGAATTCATTCTCTCTGCAACCTTCCAATTAACAAAAAATCCTTTAGCCCCTCATAAAGTAAAGACAGCCTTACAACACCGCATTGCTACTCAACCTTGTTCCTTACCTTCTGCAGGCTGTGTTTTTCGTAATCCCCCTACTGGAGGGTCTGCAGGGAAGCTCATAGATGAGGCGGGGTTAAAAAATTTTAGTATTGGAGGGGCTAAAGTTTCCCCTACACATGCTAATTTCATTGTTAATACAGGTAGAGCTACTTCTGAGGAGGTAAAAAAATTGATTGGGATCATCCGCTCTACATTAAAAACTCGAGGGATAGAGCTTGAAGAAGAGCTATGCATTATCCCCTATCGCCTCCCTAACAATTTAGAGAGCGAATCACCAGCAATCTAG
- a CDS encoding tRNA (mnm(5)s(2)U34)-methyltransferase: MLERRRLLNSNIVKLSHEVFHDVVVPGDTVVDATCGRGLDSLVLARLLQGEGKLVVYDIQQEALESAQKLFMHSLTEKEASIIELKACSHEVFTETQVKLIHYNLGYLPLGNKEITTLENTTLKSLESALQAITPQGVITVVCYPGHDEGARETLAVERWAGRLDPKQWLVSIHYIVNRLKAPRLLVIRSLNC, translated from the coding sequence ATGTTAGAACGACGAAGATTACTAAATAGTAATATAGTGAAACTTTCCCACGAGGTTTTCCATGATGTAGTGGTCCCAGGAGATACTGTAGTCGATGCTACATGTGGAAGAGGCTTGGATAGCCTAGTTCTTGCTCGCCTTCTTCAAGGAGAAGGGAAACTCGTTGTTTATGATATACAGCAAGAAGCTTTAGAGAGCGCCCAAAAGCTATTCATGCATTCCTTAACAGAAAAAGAAGCTTCCATTATTGAGCTCAAAGCATGTTCTCATGAAGTGTTTACTGAGACACAGGTAAAATTAATCCACTATAACCTTGGGTATCTTCCTTTAGGGAATAAAGAGATCACTACTCTAGAAAACACTACCCTGAAAAGCTTAGAAAGTGCTCTTCAGGCTATCACTCCTCAAGGAGTGATTACAGTGGTTTGTTATCCAGGGCATGATGAAGGAGCTCGAGAAACTTTAGCTGTAGAGAGATGGGCAGGACGTCTTGATCCTAAACAGTGGCTTGTAAGCATACACTATATTGTAAATCGCTTAAAGGCACCTAGATTGCTGGTGATTCGCTCTCTAAATTGTTAG
- the trmB gene encoding tRNA (guanosine(46)-N7)-methyltransferase TrmB has product MKPKDLFPPFSWKERYPCIENSVLYVPKHYFEHECFSETLWNEIFENEQPLACELCSGNGDWIVAQAKENPQVNWIAVEQRFDRVRKIWSKMANSQISNLKIVHGTAENFFQYYVPPNTLSYVVVNFPDPWPKKRHHKRRLFQEDFVESLVKVMQDKAVLVLATDEKSYLEEAIQSLRKSLDPVLPEPYYCEKQENYGGSWFENLWRSKGFSIFYTEFIKNTGI; this is encoded by the coding sequence ATGAAGCCTAAAGATTTGTTCCCTCCATTTTCGTGGAAGGAACGCTATCCTTGTATTGAAAATAGTGTTTTATATGTCCCTAAGCACTATTTTGAACATGAGTGTTTTTCAGAGACTTTATGGAATGAGATCTTCGAAAACGAGCAGCCCTTAGCTTGTGAGCTCTGTTCTGGAAATGGCGATTGGATTGTAGCACAAGCAAAAGAGAATCCTCAGGTCAATTGGATTGCCGTTGAGCAGCGTTTTGATAGGGTAAGAAAAATTTGGTCTAAAATGGCTAATAGCCAGATTTCAAATTTAAAAATCGTTCATGGGACTGCAGAAAATTTTTTCCAGTATTATGTTCCACCAAATACGTTAAGCTATGTTGTTGTAAACTTCCCTGATCCTTGGCCCAAGAAGCGTCACCATAAACGTAGGTTATTCCAAGAAGATTTTGTCGAGAGTCTTGTGAAGGTGATGCAAGATAAGGCAGTGCTTGTGTTAGCTACAGATGAAAAGAGTTACTTAGAAGAGGCAATACAGAGCTTAAGAAAAAGCTTAGATCCTGTGCTTCCTGAACCTTATTATTGTGAAAAGCAGGAAAATTATGGAGGTTCCTGGTTTGAGAACCTATGGAGATCTAAAGGATTTTCGATTTTTTATACGGAATTTATAAAGAACACTGGGATATAG
- a CDS encoding ribonucleotide-diphosphate reductase subunit beta, with protein MKADILSGRLKRVHINNKRLVNCSQVDVNQLVPIKYKWAWEHYLNGCANNWLPTEISMARDIELWKSNGLSEDERRVILLNLGFFSTAESLVGNNIVLAIFKHITNPEARQYLLRQAFEEAVHTQTFLYICESLSLDEAEVFNAYNERESIKAKDDFQMTLTVDVLDPNFSTDSIEGLRKFIKNLVGYYLIMEGIFFYSGFVMILSFHRQNKMTGIGEQYQYILRDETIHLNFGIDLINGIKEENPEVWSKELQEEIIALIETAVGLEIDYAKDCLPKGILGLKSSMFIDYVRHIADRRLERIGLKPIYNSKNPFPWMSETMDLNKEKNFFETRVTEYQTAASLSW; from the coding sequence ATGAAAGCAGATATTCTCAGTGGAAGATTAAAACGAGTTCATATTAACAATAAGAGATTAGTAAACTGTAGCCAGGTAGATGTAAACCAGTTGGTCCCAATTAAATATAAGTGGGCGTGGGAACATTACCTGAACGGTTGTGCTAATAATTGGCTGCCCACAGAAATTTCTATGGCCAGGGATATCGAATTATGGAAGTCCAATGGATTGTCGGAAGATGAACGTCGTGTGATTTTGTTAAATTTAGGTTTTTTTAGCACGGCAGAAAGCTTAGTAGGGAATAATATTGTCTTAGCGATATTTAAACACATCACAAATCCCGAAGCTCGACAGTATTTATTACGGCAGGCATTTGAAGAAGCCGTGCATACGCAAACGTTCCTTTATATTTGTGAGTCTTTAAGTCTTGATGAGGCGGAAGTCTTCAATGCATATAACGAAAGAGAATCTATTAAGGCAAAAGATGACTTTCAAATGACGCTAACTGTAGATGTCTTGGATCCGAATTTCTCTACAGATTCTATTGAAGGCTTGCGTAAATTTATTAAAAATCTTGTCGGCTATTACCTCATTATGGAGGGAATCTTTTTCTATAGTGGGTTTGTAATGATCCTCTCTTTCCATAGACAAAATAAAATGACAGGAATAGGAGAGCAATACCAATATATCCTTAGAGATGAGACAATTCATTTAAACTTTGGTATAGATCTTATCAACGGCATCAAAGAAGAAAATCCTGAAGTCTGGTCTAAAGAGCTACAAGAAGAAATCATTGCTCTTATAGAAACTGCTGTAGGACTAGAGATTGACTATGCTAAAGATTGCCTCCCTAAGGGAATCTTAGGATTAAAATCTTCTATGTTTATTGATTATGTGCGCCATATCGCAGATCGTCGTTTGGAGAGAATAGGTCTAAAACCTATATATAACTCCAAAAATCCATTTCCATGGATGAGTGAAACTATGGATCTAAATAAAGAAAAAAATTTCTTTGAGACTCGTGTTACTGAATACCAAACTGCGGCAAGTTTGAGTTGGTAA
- a CDS encoding ribonucleoside-diphosphate reductase subunit alpha: protein MGAVKEKHYTIVKRNGMFVPFNQDRIFQALEAAFRDTRSLEEDAPLPKDLEKSISDITSKVVGEVIEKISQGQVVTVERIQDIVESQLYVNGLQDVARDYIVYRDQHKEQRESPWRGVLIIRRDGTSVKFNPMKISAALEKAFRATLQINGITPSPTVLEINELTLKIVEEIMAQHVGKAHGIHIEAIQDIVEKQLMIAGFYDVAKSYILYREARMRARENKVSEVNSECFVEDEVYRVVREDQTEYLLNKAELEKRFTWACARFPETTSSKTLADMAFANLFSGVKESEVVSACIMAARANIEKEPDYAFVAADLLHEVVYQETVGLSAVSSKLTDAHRRYFKQYILEGENYRLNPQLKEYDLDALAEVLDLTRDRKFSYMGVQNLFDRYFNQHEGKRLETAQIFWMRVSMGLALNEGKEKTSWAITFYHLLSTFRYTPATPTLFNSGMRHSQLSSCYLSTVKDDLQHIYKVISDNALLSKWAGGIGNDWTDVRARGAKIKGTNGKSQGVIPFIKVANDTAVAVNQGGKRKGAACVYLESWHLDYEDFLELRKNTGDERRRTHDINTASWIPDLFFKRLKQKGIWTLFSPDDVPGLHEAYGLEFEKLYEEYEQKIETGEIQLYRKVEAEVLWRKMLSMLYETGHPWLTFKDPSNIRAAQDHVGVVRCSNLCTEILLNSSESETAVCNLGSLNLVEHLENGEINEAKLAETIRIAVRILDNVIDLNFYPIPEAAQANLTHRAVGLGCMGFQDALYEKNISYASQEAVEFADEVAEIIAYHAILSSTELAKERGVYASYKGSKWDRGLLPIDTIDLLKQARGEQYVLMDTSCRKDWEPVREAVRKYGMRNSHLMTIAPTATISNIIGITQSIEPTYKNLFVKSNLSGEFTIPNVYLIRKLKSLGLWDEDMLDDLKYFDGSLSEIERIPENLKKVFVTAFEIEPEWLIECASRRQKWIDMGQSLNLYLAEPNGKKLSTMYLTAWEKGLKTTYYLRSLAATSVEKSFTDINKRGIQPRWMKNMSASTSIIVERTAKNAVCSMEEGCESCQ, encoded by the coding sequence ATGGGTGCAGTTAAAGAAAAGCATTATACTATCGTTAAGCGTAATGGAATGTTTGTTCCATTTAATCAAGATAGAATTTTTCAAGCTTTAGAGGCTGCTTTTCGAGACACTCGAAGTTTAGAAGAGGATGCTCCTCTCCCGAAGGATTTAGAAAAATCGATTTCCGATATCACTAGCAAGGTAGTAGGCGAAGTTATTGAAAAGATCTCTCAAGGGCAGGTGGTAACGGTTGAAAGAATTCAAGATATTGTTGAAAGTCAGCTTTATGTGAATGGGTTGCAAGATGTTGCTAGAGATTACATCGTCTATAGGGATCAGCATAAAGAACAGCGAGAAAGTCCTTGGCGTGGGGTTCTAATCATTCGTAGGGATGGAACTTCTGTAAAATTTAATCCTATGAAGATTTCTGCAGCTTTGGAGAAAGCTTTTCGTGCTACTTTACAGATCAATGGGATAACCCCATCTCCTACAGTGCTAGAAATTAATGAATTGACGCTAAAGATTGTTGAAGAAATCATGGCACAGCATGTTGGAAAGGCTCATGGGATCCATATTGAAGCTATTCAGGATATTGTAGAGAAACAGCTAATGATTGCTGGATTCTATGATGTTGCTAAGAGTTATATCTTGTATAGAGAAGCTCGCATGAGAGCTCGAGAGAATAAGGTTTCAGAAGTTAATTCAGAATGTTTTGTTGAAGATGAAGTGTATCGTGTAGTACGCGAAGATCAAACGGAATACCTCTTAAATAAAGCAGAATTAGAAAAGCGTTTCACTTGGGCATGTGCAAGATTTCCTGAGACTACAAGTTCTAAAACCCTTGCAGATATGGCTTTTGCAAATCTATTTTCTGGAGTTAAAGAGTCAGAAGTAGTTTCAGCTTGTATTATGGCGGCACGAGCAAATATTGAAAAAGAACCCGATTATGCCTTTGTTGCTGCAGATCTCCTTCATGAGGTTGTATATCAAGAAACCGTGGGGCTTTCTGCAGTATCCTCAAAATTAACCGATGCCCATAGGAGGTATTTTAAGCAGTATATCCTTGAAGGAGAAAATTATCGCTTGAACCCTCAATTGAAAGAGTATGATCTGGACGCTTTAGCTGAGGTTCTGGATCTTACTCGCGATCGTAAGTTTTCTTATATGGGAGTACAGAATCTCTTTGATCGTTATTTTAACCAGCATGAGGGAAAGCGTTTAGAAACTGCGCAAATTTTTTGGATGCGCGTTTCTATGGGATTAGCTTTAAATGAAGGCAAGGAGAAGACGTCTTGGGCAATTACATTTTATCATTTACTTTCTACGTTTCGCTACACGCCAGCAACGCCGACGCTATTTAATTCTGGAATGCGTCATTCTCAATTAAGTTCCTGTTATCTTTCCACAGTCAAGGATGATCTGCAGCATATCTATAAGGTAATTTCAGATAATGCTCTTCTTTCTAAGTGGGCGGGGGGCATTGGTAATGACTGGACAGATGTCCGTGCTAGAGGAGCAAAAATTAAAGGAACCAATGGGAAAAGTCAAGGAGTCATCCCATTTATTAAAGTTGCCAATGACACTGCAGTTGCTGTGAATCAGGGAGGTAAGCGTAAGGGGGCAGCTTGTGTATATTTAGAGAGCTGGCATTTAGATTATGAGGATTTTCTGGAGCTAAGGAAAAATACTGGAGATGAGCGGAGAAGGACTCATGATATTAATACCGCAAGTTGGATTCCTGATTTGTTCTTCAAGAGATTGAAACAAAAAGGAATATGGACACTTTTCAGTCCTGATGATGTTCCTGGGTTACATGAAGCTTATGGTCTTGAATTTGAAAAGCTCTACGAAGAATATGAGCAGAAAATAGAAACAGGAGAGATTCAGCTATACAGAAAAGTAGAGGCTGAGGTGCTTTGGCGTAAAATGCTCAGTATGTTGTATGAGACTGGCCATCCCTGGTTGACCTTTAAAGATCCTTCTAATATCCGTGCAGCCCAAGATCATGTGGGTGTGGTACGTTGTTCTAATTTATGTACGGAAATCTTGTTAAATAGCTCAGAGTCAGAAACTGCTGTATGTAATTTGGGCTCTTTGAATTTAGTTGAGCATCTTGAAAATGGCGAGATTAATGAAGCAAAACTCGCCGAAACTATAAGAATTGCTGTACGTATTTTAGATAATGTTATTGATTTGAATTTCTATCCTATTCCTGAAGCAGCTCAGGCAAATCTTACTCATAGAGCTGTGGGACTAGGGTGCATGGGATTCCAAGATGCTTTATATGAGAAAAATATCAGCTATGCTTCTCAAGAAGCTGTAGAGTTTGCTGATGAAGTCGCTGAAATTATTGCATACCATGCGATTTTATCTTCTACAGAGTTAGCGAAAGAGAGAGGCGTGTATGCTTCGTACAAAGGATCTAAATGGGATCGCGGTTTGCTTCCCATAGATACCATAGATTTACTCAAACAGGCGCGTGGAGAGCAATATGTTCTTATGGACACATCCTGTAGGAAGGATTGGGAACCTGTACGTGAAGCAGTTCGTAAATATGGCATGCGAAATAGTCATTTGATGACTATTGCTCCAACAGCAACAATTTCTAATATTATTGGCATTACGCAGTCTATAGAACCTACATATAAGAATCTCTTTGTAAAATCGAATTTGTCTGGAGAGTTTACCATCCCGAATGTTTATCTTATCCGCAAGTTAAAGAGTTTAGGACTTTGGGATGAGGATATGTTAGATGATCTTAAATATTTCGATGGGTCTTTATCTGAAATTGAAAGAATCCCAGAAAACTTGAAAAAGGTTTTTGTTACAGCGTTTGAAATTGAGCCTGAATGGTTGATAGAATGTGCTTCTCGACGCCAAAAATGGATTGATATGGGACAATCCTTAAATTTGTATTTAGCAGAACCCAACGGGAAGAAATTGTCTACTATGTACCTAACTGCTTGGGAAAAAGGATTAAAAACAACTTATTATTTACGGTCTCTCGCTGCAACTTCTGTAGAGAAATCTTTTACAGACATTAATAAGAGAGGTATTCAACCTCGGTGGATGAAAAATATGTCTGCATCCACAAGCATTATTGTTGAAAGGACAGCGAAGAATGCTGTGTGTTCAATGGAAGAAGGTTGCGAATCTTGTCAATAA
- a CDS encoding CDP-alcohol phosphatidyltransferase family protein: MVGSDLGGKGKRRAVTPNAITAFGLCCGLFIIFKSVLRTSSSSELFHRLQGLSLLLISAMIADFSDGAVARIMKAESAFGAQFDSLSDAITFGIAPPLIAIKSLNGFYVGGFFSSLLVITSIIYSLCGVLRLVRYNLFSKSPNTSRTVGCFIGLPIPAAAASVVSLALFLVSDNAASVSANVRSFLLSCALLFIGGLMISPWKFPSIKTFRYRVSSFLLAAITGVIACLLFLGLVDYFVEVFLLISWLYVLVIFPIFTITYVKKEKLK; encoded by the coding sequence ATGGTAGGATCTGACTTAGGAGGGAAAGGAAAACGTCGTGCGGTCACTCCTAACGCTATTACCGCCTTTGGATTGTGCTGCGGGTTATTTATTATCTTCAAAAGTGTCTTGCGAACATCTTCTTCCTCTGAGCTCTTTCATCGCTTGCAAGGACTGTCTCTTTTATTAATCAGCGCAATGATTGCAGATTTTTCTGATGGTGCTGTTGCTCGCATTATGAAAGCAGAAAGCGCTTTTGGTGCTCAGTTTGATTCTCTTTCTGACGCAATAACTTTTGGGATTGCTCCACCTCTTATTGCTATTAAAAGCTTAAATGGCTTTTATGTCGGAGGCTTTTTCTCTTCTTTGCTTGTTATTACTTCTATCATTTACTCCCTATGTGGGGTGTTAAGGTTGGTTCGCTATAACCTCTTCTCAAAATCTCCAAACACCTCACGAACTGTGGGGTGTTTCATTGGATTGCCAATCCCGGCAGCTGCAGCTAGCGTCGTCTCTTTAGCTTTATTTCTTGTTTCTGACAATGCGGCCTCTGTTTCTGCGAATGTACGGAGCTTCTTGCTTTCCTGTGCATTGCTATTCATTGGGGGCTTGATGATTTCCCCTTGGAAGTTCCCTAGCATTAAAACCTTTCGTTATCGAGTATCTTCTTTTCTCTTAGCCGCAATCACAGGGGTTATAGCTTGTTTATTATTTCTAGGTCTTGTAGATTACTTCGTTGAAGTCTTTCTTCTTATTTCGTGGCTATATGTCTTAGTCATCTTTCCAATATTCACTATTACCTACGTAAAAAAAGAAAAGTTAAAATGA